One stretch of Theropithecus gelada isolate Dixy chromosome 12, Tgel_1.0, whole genome shotgun sequence DNA includes these proteins:
- the C12H2orf80 gene encoding uncharacterized protein C2orf80 homolog isoform X2 has product MERRLIKKEMKKLLGDYIGIRLRENEFDPKGRRQLTSLDDMAHYDLAISVALQWLHPSEDLTWLEWEELKMPFRGRPMYPNRREREAMILSSYAGILMNSIPIEEVFRIYGADSSASSGTIKVPQVSSLRLSLHPFAMLTAPKAAEYARKQSVKSRKGTTNKNATSSSTKEANATEWKSSQRFSDTQPKNKVT; this is encoded by the exons ATGGAAAGAAGGCTcataaagaaggaaatgaaaaagctCTT GGGAGATTATATTGGCATCAGACTTCGGGAAAATGAATTTGACCCAAAAGGAAGAAGGCAGCTCACCTCTCTAGATGATATG GCACACTATGACTTGGCCATCAGTGTTGCTTTGCAATGGCTGCATCCCTCAGAAGACTTAACTTGGTTGGAGTGGGAGGAACT GAAAATGCCATTCCGTGGCAGACCCATGTATCCCAATCGTAGAGAACGAGAAGCTATGATTTTATCATCTTATGCTGGAATCTTAATG AACAGTATCCCGATTGAGGAAGTCTTTAGAATTTATGGGGCTGATTCTTCTGCCAGTTCTGGTACCATCAAG GTTCCCCAAGTTTCATCTCTCCGCCTCTCCTTGCACCCCTTTGCCATGTTAACAGCACCCAAAGCAGCAGAATACGCCCGCAAACAGA GTGTCAAGTCAAGAAAGggaacaacaaataaaaatgccaCCAGCAGCTCTACAAAGGAAGCAAATGCCACGGAATGGAAATCATCACAAAGGTTTTCAGACACACAGCCAAAGAACAAA
- the LOC112636539 gene encoding translationally-controlled tumor protein-like: MIIHQDLISHDEMFCNIYKIQEMAEGLCLKVEEKMVTRTEGSIDDSLIGGNASAEGPKGKRTDSTVITGVKIVKNHPLKERSFTKEAYNKYIQDYMQSIKGKLEEQRPERVKPVTTEAAEQIKHTLANLKIPVFISENMNPDGMVALLDYHETGVITVVILFKDGLEMEKC, encoded by the exons ATGATTATTCACCAGGACCTCATCAGCCACGATGAGATGTTCTGCAACATTTACAAGATCCAGGAGATGGCTGAAGGGCTGTGCCTGAAGGTGGAGGAGAAGATGGTCACTAGGACAGAGGGTAGCATTGATGACTCTCTCATTGGTGGAAACGCCTCCGCTGAAGGCCCAAAGGGCAAACGTACAGACAGCACTGTAATCACTGGTGTTAAGATTGTCAAGAACCATCCTTTGAAAGAAAGAAGCTTTACAAAGGAAGCATACAATAAGTACATCCAAGATTACATGCAATCAATCAAAGGCAAACTTGAAGAACAGAGACCAGAAAGAGTAAAACCTGTTAcgacagaggctgcagaacaaatCAAGCACACCCTTgc aaatttaaaaataccagttTTTATTAGTGAAAACATGAATCCAGATGGCATGGTTGCTCTATTGGACTACCATGAGACTGGTGTTATTACAGTAG tgatTCTCTTTAAGGATggtttagaaatggaaaaatgttaa
- the C12H2orf80 gene encoding uncharacterized protein C2orf80 homolog isoform X1, whose amino-acid sequence MERRLIKKEMKKLFGDYIGIRLQENEFDPKGRRELTFLDYMAHYDLAISVALQWLHPSEDLTWLEWEELKMPFRGRPMYPNRREREAMILSSYAGILMNSIPIEEVFRIYGADSSASSGTIKVPQVSSLRLSLHPFAMLTAPKAAEYARKQSVKSRKGTTNKNATSSSTKEANATEWKSSQRFSDTQPKNKVT is encoded by the exons ATGGAAAGAAGGCTcataaagaaggaaatgaaaaagctCTT CGGAGATTATATTGGCATCAGACTTCAGGAAAATGAATTTGAcccaaaaggaagaagggaacTTACCTTTCTAGATTATATG GCACACTATGACTTGGCCATCAGTGTTGCTTTGCAATGGCTGCATCCCTCAGAAGACTTAACTTGGTTGGAGTGGGAGGAACT GAAAATGCCATTCCGTGGCAGACCCATGTATCCCAATCGTAGAGAACGAGAAGCTATGATTTTATCATCTTATGCTGGAATCTTAATG AACAGTATCCCGATTGAGGAAGTCTTTAGAATTTATGGGGCTGATTCTTCTGCCAGTTCTGGTACCATCAAG GTTCCCCAAGTTTCATCTCTCCGCCTCTCCTTGCACCCCTTTGCCATGTTAACAGCACCCAAAGCAGCAGAATACGCCCGCAAACAGA GTGTCAAGTCAAGAAAGggaacaacaaataaaaatgccaCCAGCAGCTCTACAAAGGAAGCAAATGCCACGGAATGGAAATCATCACAAAGGTTTTCAGACACACAGCCAAAGAACAAA